The Sorangiineae bacterium MSr11954 DNA segment AACGGGCCGCCAAACGACAGGTACGTGTTGCCGATGCACTTGGTGTTCATCCAGGTGCTGCGCACGTCGCCGCCCGGCGCGGTCACCGTCTCCAAGGTGGCGAAGGTGGCGTCCTTCGTGGGATCGCGCACCGTCCAATCGCGGCCGCGCTCGAGCACCAGGGTCTTGACCCGCGCGTTCCCGAGGTAGAAGGCCGCCACCGATCCCCCGTAGCCGCTGCCCACGACGATGGCGGGGTAGTCGACGGCGCCGCACGACTCCGCGGCGCGCAGGTCGGTCGATGCGAGCAGGGAGAGGGCCGCGGTTGCAGCCGTCAAGGCCGGGCCGAGCGCGCGCATCACGCGGCCTGAGCCCCGGCCACGAAGTCCGCCACCAGCGACGTGGTGCGCTGATCGGCCAAGATGCGCGCGTGACCGAGCCCCTTCGTGAGCTCGATGCGCGCCGTGCTGCCGAGCGCGTTGGCCACGATGTCGGCCTGGGCGAAGGGCACGAAGGAGTCGTCCTGATCGTGCAGCACCAGGGCCGGAAAGCGATCGCGGCTCGCGAGGGTCCGCACGTCCCAGTGCTCGATGGGCACGCCGTGGCTCCTGGAGAGCTCTTTGCGTATCTGCTGCTCGATGCGGCTGGAGATGCCCCAGAACCCGACGAAGCTGCGCAGGGCTTCGTTCAAGCAGCTCGGCGCCGAGAGGAGAACCATGCGCTCGGGGACCCGCTGCGAGAGCTTGGAGGCCGCCACCGCCGCGAGGCCGCCGAGCGAGTGGCCCACGATGGCGCGCACCTCGGCCGCGGGATCGAAGCGCTCGAGCACCTCGCGAACGGATGCCACGAACTCGGTCATGGTCGTGCGCCGCCCTTGGTTCGAGCCGTGCGCGGGGCCGTCGAACGCCACCACCCGGTAGCCGCGCTGGCGGAGGGGCCGCACCAAGCTGCACATGGCGGCGCTGTCGGCCCCCCAGCCATGAACGAGGACCACCATGGGCCCGCTCTTGCCCCACACGTAGACGTTGCGGACCTTCTCACCGTCGCGCACGGGCTTGGCCGTGGCGCCCGCGGGGATGCCCACCGGGAGATCGCGCCCCCCGCGGCGCGTCTCCATGAACAAGTTGGTGGCCCACTTCCCTGCTATTTTTCCTGGCAGCTCGCCGGCGAGGGCGGGCGGGGATCGATCGAGCAGCGCGAACC contains these protein-coding regions:
- a CDS encoding alpha/beta hydrolase codes for the protein MNSLESLTSQARVFASRWGFALLDRSPPALAGELPGKIAGKWATNLFMETRRGGRDLPVGIPAGATAKPVRDGEKVRNVYVWGKSGPMVVLVHGWGADSAAMCSLVRPLRQRGYRVVAFDGPAHGSNQGRRTTMTEFVASVREVLERFDPAAEVRAIVGHSLGGLAAVAASKLSQRVPERMVLLSAPSCLNEALRSFVGFWGISSRIEQQIRKELSRSHGVPIEHWDVRTLASRDRFPALVLHDQDDSFVPFAQADIVANALGSTARIELTKGLGHARILADQRTTSLVADFVAGAQAA